One segment of Fusarium oxysporum f. sp. lycopersici 4287 chromosome 7, whole genome shotgun sequence DNA contains the following:
- a CDS encoding hypothetical protein (At least one base has a quality score < 10), producing MTTLVTTRRPLQVISMSNEHGRRLSKRLAAAATDYEHDDDFAFVRKSKRPKTDKSDESKPEPEPEPEPEPKAEPVKKNAKGRPPKQRAAKVPTTNGTIAEEAPAENEMNATTKPATRKSSRRKASVDASEGRQINVPKRPSTRRSTRRSGDSQDEVVPQAAAASASASAPEPDPGPQPEVVPEPAPAPRVNGASKKRGTRAKSTRPPPDWDKSPQRELHAQSATIALPMSDTPIINRNKEMRKKGGNSNRRSSLGNRGRRASSLIESGQTAIPHREVNPADFYKHIEAEGLTEPRRMKQLLTWCGERALSGKPPHGTPNSNAILGARAIQDQLLKDFAARSEFSDWFSREDDAPKAPVVLKPNPRNMELDEKLAQLEINIKRLQDEKRAWQAIRKPPPEQPPLFPQDEIGPIVLPDFDLLDSDEGKIRGFLADDKASFDAVRSQTESRLRSIQSSLEFQIDELADNVHKLEQRVVVAGKEADKVLSVSALRLRQREEREKASAGTRNMPVIEVLRSLGNILPEGGG from the exons ATGACGACTCTGGTGACGACTCGGCGGCCGCTTCAAGTAATTAGCATGAGCAACGAGCACGGGCGACGATTGAGCAAGCGTCTCGCTG CGGCGGCGACAGATTATGAGCATGACGATGATTTCGCATTTGTTCGAAAATCGAAACGACCTAAGACGGATAAGTCAGATGAATCAaaaccagagccagagccagagccagagccagagccaaagGCGGAGCCGGTGAAGAAAAATGCCAAGGGACGACCTCCGAAACAACGCGCTGCTAAGGTGCCGACAACAAATGGAACCATTGCGGAGGAGGCGCCTGCAGAGAACGAAATGAACGCTACGACGAAACCTGCGACAAGGAAGAGTAGTAGACGAAAAGCGAGTGTTGACGCGTCGGAAGGGCGACAAATTAATGTCCCTAAAAGACCATCGACTAGGAGGAGCACACGAAGGTCGGGGGATTCCCAGGATGAAGTCGTTCCTCAAGCAGCGGCAGCGTCAGCGTCAGCGTCAGCACCAGAACCCGATCCCGGGCCCCAACCAGAGGTAGTTCCTGAACCGGCACCAGCTCCCCGTGTCAATGGAGCATCCAAGAAACGGGGGACCCGTGCAAAGTCTACTCGACCGCCCCCGGACTGGGACAAGTCGCCGCAACGCGAACTGCATGCGCAGTCGGCCACGATCGCCCTGCCTATGAGCGACACACCCATTATTAACCGGAACAAAGAGATGCGAAAGAAAGGGGGCAATTCCAACAGGCGGAGCAGCCTTGGTAATCGTGGAAGAAGGGCGAGCTCTTTGATCGAGAGTGGACAAACAGCAATACCTCATCGAGAGGTCAACCCCGCGGATTTCTATAAACACATTGAAGCCGAAGGCTTGACAGAACCTCGACGTATGAAGCAATTGTTAACATGGTGTGGCGAGCGCGCGCTGTCAGGGAAGCCTCCTCATGGCACACCGAATTCTAACGCCATTCTCGGTG CTCGTGCCATTCAGGATCAACTATTGAAAGACTTTGCGGCCAGATCCGAATTCTCGGACTGGTTTAGTCGAGAGGACGATGCCCCTAAAGCTCCTGTTGTGCTGAAGCCCAATCCTAGAAACATGGAGTTGGACGAGAAATTGGCTCAGCTTGAAATCAACATTAAGAG ATTacaagatgagaagagagcGTGGCAAGCAATACGAAAACCTCCGCCGGAACAACCACCTCTTTTCCCCCAAGATGAGATCGGACCTATTGTTCTACCCGATTTTGATCTTTTAGACTCAGATGAAGGCAAAATCAGAGGCTTCCTTGCAGATGACAAAGCATCGTTCGATGCTGTTCGGTCACAGACAGAATCAAGATTACGCAGCATCCAATCATCACTCGAGTTTCAGATTGACGAACTTGCCGATAATGTTCACAAGCTCGAGCAGCGGGTTGTGGTCGCGGGCAAAGAAGCGGACAAGGTTCTCAGTGTGAGCGCCCTTCGTCTTCGACAACGTGAGGAGCGAGAGAAGGCGAGTGCGGGAACAAGGAACATGCCGGTTATTGAAGTTCTGAGGAGTCTAGGGAACATTCTACCTGAAGGAGGCGGGTGA
- a CDS encoding tryptophanyl-tRNA synthetase produces MADLNPPKTAVQDQDINPWSVEGAQGENGEVAAIDYDAICSKWNTSKIDHALLERFEQVTGKKPHRWLRRGLFFSHRDFDKILTKYEHGEPFFLYTGRGPSTGSLHLGHTIPLEFTKWLQDVFDVPLVFMLTDDEKALFKDSLSFEDTHKYALENAKDIIALGFDEKKTFIYSDLEYLGHHFLMNAYEFSKLVTFNQVRGAFGFDGSANIGKIFFPAVQCSAAFATSYPEIWSDDPSPVRTKALGKIQCLIPMGIDQDPYFRLIRDNAHRMKNPSPKPALIHSKFLTALQGAGGKMSSSNPNSAIFMTDTAKQIKNKINKFAFSGGRETLEEHREKGGNPDVDVAYIYLTYFEDDDEKLQKIYDDYKSGALLTGELKKMAIEALQSVVETFQDRRKAVTDEVLRSYMKPRRLQWGGNPNPKPKESKPKGEKKKENDEKKTELPDRTAEKSA; encoded by the exons ATGGCGGACCTCAACCCTCCCAAAACCGCCGTTCAGGACCAGGATATCAATCCTTGGTCAGTCGAGGGAGCTCAGGGCGAGAATGGTGAAGTTGCCGCCATCGACTACGACGCCATCTGCTC GAAGTGGAATACCTCAAAGATCGACCATGCACTTCTCGAGCGATTCGAACAGGTGACTGGCAAGAAGCCTCATCGCTGGTTACGACGCGGCCTCTTTTTCAGCCACCGCGacttcgacaagatcctAACTAAGTACGAGCACGGCGAGCCCTTCTTCCTCTACACTGGTCGAGGACCTAGTACTGGCAGTCTTCACCTTGGTCACACGATTCCTCTCGAGTTCACAAAGTGGTTGCAGGATGTCTTTGACGTGCCATTGGTTTTCATGTTGACGGATGACGAGAAGGCTTTATTCAAGGACAGCTTGTCATTCGAGGACACCCACAAATACGCTCTGGAGAACGCCAAAGATATCATTGCCCTCGGCTTTGATGAAAAGAAGACCTTCATTTACAGTGATCTTGAGTACCTGGGCCATCACTTCCTCATGAACGCCTATGAGTTTTCCAAGCTGGTGACTTTCAACCAGGTCCGTGGAGCCTTTGGCTTCGACGGGAG CGCCAACATCGGCAAGATCTTCTTTCCAGCAGTGCAATGTAGCGCTGCTTTCGCTACATCGTACCCCGAGATCTGGTCTGACGACCCATCTCCCGTTCGTACCAAGGCACTGGGCAAGATCCAGTGCCTCATCCCCATGGGCATCGACCAAGACCCCTATTTCCGGCTCATCCGCGACAACGCCCACAGGATGAAGAACCCATCGCCGAAGCCTGCTTTGATCCATTCTAAGTTTCTCACCGCGCTACAGGGTGCCGGTGGCAAGATGTCGTCTTCAAACCCCAACTCAGCCATTTTCATGACCGATACAGCGAAGCAGATTAAG AACAAGATCAATAAGTTTGCTTTCAGTGGTGGCCGCGAGACGCTCGAAGAGCATCGTGAGAAGGGGGGAAACCCCGACGTAGATGTGGCCTACATCTACCTTACTTATTtcgaggatgacgacgagaagCTACAAAAGATTTACGACGACTACAAGAGCGGCGCTCTTCTCACtggagagttgaagaagatggcaatTGAGGCCCTGCAGTCTGTTGTAGAAACCTTTCAAGACCGAAGAAAGGCCGTCACCGACGAGGTCCTCAGGTCGTACATGAAGCCTCGAAGACTTCAGTGGGGTGGAAACCCAAACCCCAAGCCTAAAGAGTCCAAGCCAAAgggggaaaagaagaaagagaatgacgagaagaagaccgagTTGCCTGACCGTACTGCGGAGAAGTCGGCCTAG
- a CDS encoding endoplasmic reticulum vesicle protein 25 → MTGMVVNLYIRDAVGNEYGRPRDVVGESRTVFTSHADAAFDVCFENIVTGSQRINNPTRHVELDIDIGADAKDWSAIQATEKLKPVEAELRRIEEITGELVSEMEYLRAREQKLRDTNESTNNRVKWFGIATTWLLIGLWAWQIMYLRAYFRSKHLI, encoded by the exons ATGACTGGCATGGTGGTGAATCTCTAC ATTCGAGATGCCGTTGGCAACGAGTACGGTCGACCCAGAGACGTTGTCGGAGAATCCAGGACCGTCTTTACATCACATGCTGACGCTGCCTTTGATGTTTGTTTTGAAAATATTGTTACTGGTT CCCAGCGAATCAACAACCCTACCCGCCATGTTGAGCTCGATATCGACATCGGCGCCGACGCCAAGGACTGGTCCGCCATCCAGGCCaccgagaagctcaagcctgttgaggctgagctCCGCCGCATCGAGGAAATCACCGGCGAGCTTGTCAGCGAGATGGAGTACCTCCGCGCCCGAGAGCAAAAGCTTCGAGACACCAACGAGAGCACCAACAACCGTGTTAAGTGGTTCGGTATCGCCACCACCTGGTTGCTTATTGGCCTCTGGGCCTGGCAGATCATGTATCTCCGTGCCTACTTTCGATCAAAGCATCTTATTTAA
- a CDS encoding U1 small nuclear ribonucleoprotein C, whose product MPKFFCDYCDVYLTHDSMSVRKAHNSGRNHLRNVVDYYQQIGHEKAQSVIDSITSSYAAEGQAHANPMLPQNQPGQGFPPPPFAFPGGIPPPPFPGMPGAPPGQFPQGLPPPPGGGRGMPPMPPFPGPNGMPVPPNGLPFPPPPGGFPFPPPGAPGGPGASGGAPPPFPGMPGMPPPGQGFPPHGFAPPGAGAPGHEKR is encoded by the exons ATGCCCAAGT TCTTCT GCGATTATTGCGATGTCTACCTCACGCATGATTCCATGAGCGTGCGCAAGGCTCATAACAGTGGTCGAAACCATCTTCGAAATGTAGTTGATTATTACCAAC AAATCGGCCACGAGAAGGCTCAATCTGTCATCGACTCCATCACCTCTTCTTATGCTGCTGAAGGCCAGGCCCACGCGAATCCTATGCTTCCCCAAAATCAACCTGGACAGGGCTTTCCTCCCCCTCCTTTCGCGTTCCCAGGTG GTATCCCTCCTCCGCCTTTTCCGGGGATGCCAGGTGCGCCTCCTGGACAATTCCCTCAAGGACTACCTC CTCCTCCTGGCGGTGGTCGAGGCATGCCCCCAATGCCCCCATTCCCTGGGCCCAATGGCATGCCTGTACCTCCTAACGGTCTTCCAttccctcctcctccaggcGGCTTCCCGTTCCCTCCTCCGGGCGCCCCAGGAGGACCTGGTGCTTCCGGCGGTGCCCCTCCTCCTTTTCCTGGCATGCCTGGCATGCCTCCGCCCGGCCAAGGATTTCCACCACACGGATTTGCTCCTCCCGGAGCCGGAGCTCCCGGACATGAGAAGCGATGA